Below is a genomic region from Chthoniobacterales bacterium.
TTTTGATTCGTTCATGATCGTTCTGGAAGGTCTCTATAGCCAAGCCGAATACGTCTTTCGGTGGCAAGTCATCATACCACACTTTCTCCAACAATCCCCCCTTGTGCCCGATCAACCCGAGGCATTGATTCGTTCGCTCCCGCTCATCGCACCCTTCGGGTTGGCTTCGCCAATCCGCCGAGCGGCTCCATCGCCGCCTGGCTCCCCGCGCCGCAGCTCAAAGCTCACATCATTCACCGCCCAGAATTCCCCCGGGCGCAGCCCCTCTCCTCTCTCTCCGCCCCGTAAACTCTCCGAGTTGGAAGGCACTTCGCCCTCTGACCCCTGACACTTGAACTCTGCCCCCCCTCCCTCCTCTGATGACACATGCACATTCTGCAGAATGTCCAATGGTTTGCCTTCCCCTTCTAACCCCTGTCTGCTGGCCTCTGACCTCCGACTTCCGACTTCCGTTCTCCCACCTCCCCGCTTGGCCAGCGGATTCAACTCGCCAGCAATATCGCAGACCCCATACCACAGTGACTTCTTCAGCGAGCGGCAGAACTTTTTGCTAACTCCCTCGACTCGGACGAGGACCTCGTTGTCTGAGCTATTGTTCCTTTCCGAGTTCATGTCGTTACTTTTTCGCTTTGGGGCTGTCTTGCTTACGCACGGCTCTTTTTACCTATTACCCGCCAAAGCCGGTGTCGCCGGCCCAGGGAGTGCGGAGCCGGGAGCAACCGGTAACTCCGACACCCGCCACCCGTTACAGCCGGTTCCGCCGGCCCAGACCACTGCTCAGGCGGCGGACTCTGCGGCGCCCACGGACTCGAATAGAACGCGCACCGGCTCGGCCGCAGCACCGGGATAATTGAGCCTCTCGAAGCCGATCACGTGGCCGGCTTTGTCTTTCATCAAGACAACCTCATCACCCGTTTCCTCGCACACATATTCATCTTGGGGCGCGCCGAACCAAACCGTCAGCGTGCGCCCGGTCACATCGTGGTAAACGTTCAAATCGGCCATATTTGTTCTCCTTCTTTGATAGCGTCCGTCGGGTATGCGGTGATCAGAAAGCCTTCGGAGTCTGTCCTTCGGCTGACTGCACACACCCATCGCCCTGGGCGCTGAATTTTGTAGAAAAGATACACCTGATCGTCGGTTTTGCTAAGCCGTATTTCATCGGGTGACTCGAGCGCGGCACGAACTTCATCGAGATGGCCCCGCATAACCGGGTGCTTCAGAGTGGAAATAATGTCCCAGTAAGCCCGCGTTACGCGAACCGAAAACCCGAGTGGCGTCTCCGCCACAAAGAGCAGATCTTGGTCTCTGCTCATAAGCTCACCGAGGAGGCAGCCAGCACCACACGAACCTCATTCCTCAAGGGGTCATTGCTGCTGTTGCCCTCGGCTTCGCCTCACGCTGTCTA
It encodes:
- a CDS encoding DUF4258 domain-containing protein, coding for MSRDQDLLFVAETPLGFSVRVTRAYWDIISTLKHPVMRGHLDEVRAALESPDEIRLSKTDDQVYLFYKIQRPGRWVCAVSRRTDSEGFLITAYPTDAIKEGEQIWPI
- a CDS encoding DUF2283 domain-containing protein — encoded protein: MADLNVYHDVTGRTLTVWFGAPQDEYVCEETGDEVVLMKDKAGHVIGFERLNYPGAAAEPVRVLFESVGAAESAA